The DNA segment AAAGTGTTCTTTAAAATTAAATGTAAATTGTTTTTACGATGTGAAGAATAATTATTATTTGAATTTAATTGCATAAAAAAATCTAAAATTTTAAGGTTAGAAATAATTATAAATTAAGTGAATATTATTTTTGAAATAAGGAATATTATACCCAGAGAAAAGCACATAGAATAAATGTAAATAATCTATATGTGAAAAAAACAAACCTCAACTTGTATGTTAAGGGAGGAGGCGGTAGGCTTGGGCGAACCTACCGCCTAAATAGCGGGGGGTGTCTGAGAAATTGCTCTGTAGGCGCAAGAGGAAAATTCATATTCAATTTTATATCGAAGTTTTGGGCTGGTCTGAGGAATCGGGTATATGCAATTCCCAAACACCAAATATATAGTAGCACAATATATAGTAGTTTGTCAAGTATTTTTTCTAAAATTTTTTAAATATTTTTTTAATTTTTATGATTATTTAATGGTAGGTAAGTTACTTGAAAAGTTGAAGTTTTTAATAACATTTTCTTATACTATTTACTAAGTTGACGAAAGGAATTCTTTTTCAAACGAAAAATTAAATGATGAAGAGGGTATTTTTATGATTTTCATTCCAAAGGAAGTTTACCCCAAAGAGACTCGAGTACCAATTGTTCCTGATACTGTAAAAAAATTAGTTAAGTTAGGGGCAGAGGTATGTATTGAGCACGATATGGGGTGGAGTTGCGGTTATTCAGATGCACAGTACACTGAAGTAGGTGCAAAAGTCATAGCACGCGAAGATGGATTAAAAAATGCAGATATTGTTCTTCGATTACGGAAACCTCCTATTGAAGAAATTAAATTAATGAAAAAAGGTTCTTTACATATTAGTTATTTGGAACCCTTCTTTGATTTTGCAATTCAAGATGAATTTATTAGGAATGAAGTAAATGCAATATCTATGGAAATGATTCCGAGAACCACATTAGCACAAAAAATGGATGCACTGAGTTCGCAGGCGAATTTAGCGGGATATGTTGCAGTTATCGTTGCTGCACATAGATTACCTATGGTATTTCCGATGATGATGACACCAGCGGGAACCTTAAAACCCATTCGTATTTTTATTATTGGGTGTGGTGTTGCTGGTTTGCAGGCAATAGCCACCGCAAAACGATTAGGTGCCCGAGTGGAAGCCTTCGACACAAGACCTGTGGTTGAAGAACAAGTATTATCATTAGGAGCGAAGTTTGTAAAAATCGATGTAGGACCCACAGGTCAGACTAAAGATGGTTATGCCTTGGAACTTACAGAGGAACAAAAGCAAAAACAGCGGGAAGGAATGAAAAAAGTTATAGCCCAGTCTGATGTAGTAATAACTACTGCTCAGGTCTTCGGTAAAAAAGCACCATTACTCGTTACAAACGATATGATAAAAGCAATGCGACCCGGTAGTGTTATTGTTGACCTTGCCGCAGAAACGGGAGGAAATGTCGAAGGTTCAAAACCCGGCGAAGAAGTAATAATAGACAATGTTATTGTGATTGGAGCAGAGAATTTCCCGGGAAGGGTAGCAGTTCATGCAAGTCAAATGTATTCTGCTAATTTAGGAAATTTAGTGGAACACTTCTGGAATAAAGAAACAAAATCGTTTAATTACAAATTAGAAGATGAAATATTAAATGGTTGTCTAATTATTCATGAAGGCAAATTAAGAAATGAATTAATACAAAAGGCAAGGAGTTCACAATGAAAAAAAAGATAGTAAAACTAAATAAAATTCCATTGATGGGATGGGTAAGTTTGGTAGTTTTTGTATCCGTCCTATCCCTTTTATTTTTGGGAAGTTTCCCAAAGGTAAAGGCAGACAGTAATGCAGGTATGTCAACAACACCCGCAGTTGTTGCAACGGAATGTGCAACGGAACAGTCATTACCCAGTACCAGAGCGTTAAATCCGATGACATTACTTTTATTTACGTTCTTAATTGCGGTATTTCTTGGTGTGGAAATATTGACTAAAGTTCCATCCCAACTTCATACGCCCCTTATGTCCGGGTCAAATGCCATTTCGGGAATTACAGTCGTAGGTGCCTGTTTGGCAGCGGGACAGGGGAGAGATTCAGTGTTATTAATAGGTATCGGTATTATCGCAATGATTTGTGCAATGATAAATGTAGCAGGTGGTTATCTTGTAACAGACAGAATGTTAAGAATGTTCAAAGGGAAGGAAAGGAAGTAGCCGTGAACGAGACTATTAAAATATTAATTGAAGTTGCCTATATGGTATCGGCGGTTACCTTTATTCTGGGGCTGAAAATGCTCAGCAAACCGACAACCGCCATTAAAGGGAACATTATCTCCGGATTAGGGATGTGCCTTGCAATTGCTGTTACGCTTGTTAATCCGGTAATTAAATCCTATGAGTGGATAATAATTGGTGGACTTATTGGGAGTGTTATAGGAGCCATCGCTGCGATTAAAGTTCCGATGACCTCTATGCCCGGCTTTGTCGCATTTTTTAATGGAACAGGTGGACTTGCCAGCATGTTGGTAGGTTGGTCTGATTTCCATGTTACCTATACAGGCAAAGGTTATGGCGAATACAGCCTTGAAAATATTGTTTTAATACTTGCTACCTATTTAGCAATGCTGATTGGTGGAGTTACATTTTCAGGAAGTATGGTTGCTTACGCAAAGTTAGAAGAAAAAATTCAAGGGAAACCTATTTTATTTAAAGGACAACAGTTAGTAAATGCTGTTGTATTAGGATTAGGCATCCTGATTGGAGTCCTTTTCTTTGCAAGTCCCAATGGTCCTTTAATTTATCCCGCAGTCATATTATTAATGATATTGGCGAATATCCTTGGTATTTTAGTGACCATCCCTATTGGTGGAGCAGATATGCCCGTCGTGATATGTTTATTAAACAGTTACTCAGGTATGGCAGCATGTGCCTCTGGTTTCGTATTAAATAATACCGTATTAATCGTAGCAGGCTCCTTAGTCGGTGCCAGTGGTATTATCCTAACTGCAATTATGTGTAAAGCCATGAACCGTTCCCTTGCGAATGTCTTATTTAGCGGTTTTGGTTCATCCGAAGGAGCAGTGAGCACTTCCGTAACCGGTGAAGTAAAAGCATTATCTCCTGAAGATGCTTATTTTGTATTGGAAGCGGCTCGCTCCGTCGTATTTGTGCCCGGTTATGGTATGGCAGTGGCACAGGCACAACATGTAGTCAAGGAATTAGCCGACCTATTAGAAAAAAATGGAGCGGAAGTGAAATACGCCATTCACCCTGTTGCTGGTCGTATGCCAGGACACATGAATGTTTTATTAGCAGAAGCCAATGTCCCTTATGACCAATTATTGGAAATGGATGATATTAATCCAATAA comes from the Candidatus Hydrogenedens sp. genome and includes:
- a CDS encoding Re/Si-specific NAD(P)(+) transhydrogenase subunit alpha; protein product: MIFIPKEVYPKETRVPIVPDTVKKLVKLGAEVCIEHDMGWSCGYSDAQYTEVGAKVIAREDGLKNADIVLRLRKPPIEEIKLMKKGSLHISYLEPFFDFAIQDEFIRNEVNAISMEMIPRTTLAQKMDALSSQANLAGYVAVIVAAHRLPMVFPMMMTPAGTLKPIRIFIIGCGVAGLQAIATAKRLGARVEAFDTRPVVEEQVLSLGAKFVKIDVGPTGQTKDGYALELTEEQKQKQREGMKKVIAQSDVVITTAQVFGKKAPLLVTNDMIKAMRPGSVIVDLAAETGGNVEGSKPGEEVIIDNVIVIGAENFPGRVAVHASQMYSANLGNLVEHFWNKETKSFNYKLEDEILNGCLIIHEGKLRNELIQKARSSQ
- a CDS encoding NAD(P) transhydrogenase subunit alpha, with protein sequence MTLLLFTFLIAVFLGVEILTKVPSQLHTPLMSGSNAISGITVVGACLAAGQGRDSVLLIGIGIIAMICAMINVAGGYLVTDRMLRMFKGKERK
- a CDS encoding NAD(P)(+) transhydrogenase (Re/Si-specific) subunit beta is translated as MVSAVTFILGLKMLSKPTTAIKGNIISGLGMCLAIAVTLVNPVIKSYEWIIIGGLIGSVIGAIAAIKVPMTSMPGFVAFFNGTGGLASMLVGWSDFHVTYTGKGYGEYSLENIVLILATYLAMLIGGVTFSGSMVAYAKLEEKIQGKPILFKGQQLVNAVVLGLGILIGVLFFASPNGPLIYPAVILLMILANILGILVTIPIGGADMPVVICLLNSYSGMAACASGFVLNNTVLIVAGSLVGASGIILTAIMCKAMNRSLANVLFSGFGSSEGAVSTSVTGEVKALSPEDAYFVLEAARSVVFVPGYGMAVAQAQHVVKELADLLEKNGAEVKYAIHPVAGRMPGHMNVLLAEANVPYDQLLEMDDINPIIDTVDVCIVVGANDVVNPSAREDPKSAIYGMPIINVDYAKTCFVLKRSLASGFSGVENPLFFKENTRMIFGDAKQTLTALVNQFKEAQE